A window of the Corynebacterium minutissimum genome harbors these coding sequences:
- a CDS encoding antitoxin: MGIFDKAKDALNSDKGEQISDSALDKGADLAKGKLGEDKADKIDSARDQLDERVGNQGAEGNQPEQNDQK; the protein is encoded by the coding sequence ATGGGTATCTTCGACAAGGCTAAGGATGCACTGAACTCTGACAAGGGCGAGCAGATCTCCGACTCTGCACTGGATAAGGGTGCTGACCTCGCTAAGGGCAAGCTCGGTGAGGATAAGGCTGACAAGATTGACTCCGCACGCGATCAGCTTGATGAGCGTGTTGGCAACCAGGGCGCTGAGGGTAACCAGCCGGAGCAGAACGACCAGAAGTAA
- a CDS encoding site-specific DNA-methyltransferase has protein sequence MPSPRSFPATTGSFFGLTWPGKDDAAARVHEEVKAKREVVKGTGASPNSVTIADNLDALKDFIARSVQADVIYIDPPYNTGKDFVYRDNFRQRRDMRSEHFGQWHSEWLSMMLPRLILARDVLSKNGFIFVSIGESEVAHLRLMMDEVFGEDCFAGQLIWKKGGTGKNDSKYAIVEHEYVLCYAKSASNPGFNLDAQAQTTTRYNHSDERGNYSLVRLDSKTLGYLPSLDFPITGPDGRDYWPHQPEGNSQVARWRWGKDKVAEQYEELVFRRGFVYTKNYEKKGARPRSILDGERFGVTRTGRKDAEEALGVQGTFDFPKPVRLIKHLIAIASGPDAVVLDFFAGSGTTAQAVAELNRDDGGHRSVHLVQIAQPTEASSAARRAGFGTVADICLARVQAVEGLEFDQIRFIPEEP, from the coding sequence ATGCCTTCACCTAGGTCCTTCCCCGCAACCACCGGTTCCTTTTTCGGACTCACATGGCCTGGCAAAGATGACGCTGCTGCCCGAGTACACGAAGAAGTTAAGGCTAAGAGGGAGGTCGTCAAGGGCACTGGCGCCAGCCCGAACTCTGTCACCATTGCCGATAACCTCGATGCCCTTAAGGACTTTATTGCTCGCAGTGTTCAGGCAGACGTTATCTATATTGATCCTCCTTACAATACTGGTAAGGACTTCGTCTACCGAGACAACTTTCGCCAGCGTCGCGACATGCGCTCAGAGCATTTCGGCCAATGGCATTCAGAATGGCTGTCCATGATGCTGCCTAGGCTCATCTTGGCACGTGACGTACTGTCGAAGAATGGCTTCATTTTCGTCTCTATTGGTGAATCCGAAGTGGCTCATCTCCGGCTTATGATGGATGAGGTTTTTGGCGAGGATTGCTTTGCTGGCCAGCTCATCTGGAAGAAGGGCGGAACCGGCAAGAATGACTCCAAGTACGCCATCGTCGAGCACGAGTATGTGCTGTGCTACGCCAAGTCTGCCTCCAATCCAGGATTCAATCTCGATGCGCAGGCACAAACCACAACGCGGTATAACCACAGTGATGAACGAGGAAACTACTCACTCGTACGCCTCGACTCCAAAACCCTGGGTTATCTTCCATCCCTTGACTTCCCCATTACGGGCCCCGATGGCCGCGACTATTGGCCCCACCAACCCGAGGGCAACAGTCAGGTTGCACGCTGGCGCTGGGGCAAGGACAAGGTGGCAGAGCAATATGAAGAGCTAGTTTTTCGACGTGGCTTCGTCTACACCAAGAATTATGAAAAGAAGGGCGCTCGTCCACGGTCCATTCTTGATGGCGAGCGCTTCGGTGTCACCCGTACCGGGCGCAAGGACGCCGAAGAGGCCCTTGGTGTCCAAGGGACCTTTGATTTTCCCAAGCCCGTACGACTCATTAAACATCTCATCGCCATTGCTAGCGGTCCTGACGCCGTAGTCCTCGATTTCTTCGCTGGTTCTGGCACCACGGCCCAGGCCGTGGCTGAGCTCAACCGAGACGACGGTGGCCATCGCAGCGTCCACCTCGTACAAATAGCGCAGCCAACCGAAGCCTCGAGCGCAGCTCGTCGTGCTGGTTTTGGCACAGTGGCAGATATTTGTCTAGCCCGTGTGCAAGCAGTGGAGGGCCTCGAGTTCGACCAGATTCGCTTCATCCCTGAAGAACCCTGA
- a CDS encoding alpha/beta hydrolase family esterase, whose protein sequence is MLVGPEPGETKNIRLSSGRTFLLHVPADYSPERSWPVLLAFHGWNDSPENMEGYTQFDAAEAIVAYPQGVDKAWSPAPYATTSAEEDLDFVHTIVDSLRSTYSVDDDAIFAAGLSNGGGFAAFLACRMPGTFRSVATVSAAYYEGIHSECSEQPVGRLDIHGTDDPVVNYEGGVRHGTAYFSVTEVMNQHQKRNKCVGDVQTVRLTNGAVKETWTGCQAPLQHIRIEGGSHVWPGRPSRDKPEVGRGFATDTVLDFFGIPGRPEGTEEHGVAEASQRPAD, encoded by the coding sequence ATGCTTGTGGGCCCAGAACCTGGCGAAACCAAGAACATAAGGCTGTCTTCGGGGCGAACCTTTTTACTCCATGTGCCCGCTGATTACTCTCCTGAACGTTCCTGGCCAGTGCTACTCGCATTTCATGGATGGAACGATAGCCCTGAAAACATGGAGGGCTACACGCAGTTTGATGCGGCGGAGGCCATCGTGGCGTATCCCCAGGGAGTAGACAAAGCATGGTCGCCGGCGCCCTACGCGACGACGAGTGCCGAAGAAGATCTAGATTTTGTCCATACTATCGTTGACAGCCTGCGATCGACGTACAGCGTGGATGATGACGCGATTTTTGCTGCTGGATTGTCTAATGGTGGGGGATTCGCGGCGTTCTTAGCCTGCCGCATGCCGGGCACATTTCGCTCCGTGGCAACAGTATCGGCGGCGTACTACGAGGGCATCCACTCGGAGTGCTCAGAGCAGCCTGTGGGGCGCCTCGACATCCATGGGACCGATGATCCCGTTGTTAACTATGAAGGTGGAGTGCGCCACGGGACTGCCTACTTTTCTGTGACGGAGGTCATGAACCAGCACCAGAAACGCAACAAGTGCGTGGGTGATGTTCAAACCGTGCGTCTGACTAACGGCGCGGTCAAAGAGACTTGGACCGGCTGCCAGGCACCGTTGCAGCACATTCGTATTGAAGGAGGCTCACACGTGTGGCCTGGGCGGCCAAGTAGGGATAAACCCGAGGTTGGACGCGGATTCGCCACCGACACGGTGTTGGATTTCTTCGGAATTCCCGGCCGGCCGGAAGGCACCGAGGAACACGGCGTAGCCGAGGCCTCCCAGCGCCCAGCCGATTAA
- a CDS encoding class I SAM-dependent methyltransferase, whose protein sequence is MATTSSPHPRPENYPSYRKASAQQGPSFRTSQQRARSARAFAHGADTYHDVRPGYPDEVAALISTAHTVLDIGAGTGKLTETLSNPEVYASDPSPDMARVLTRLAVPCWRATAEETALSDSSLDAITCAQTWHWVDEKRACAEFDRVLRPGGRVVLVWNTIDVGADPWILRLSRIMHSGDVQRPGFYPTIAPPWEIREELRLTWKHTLTPEQLHQLMHTRSYWLRNDEKIHERMTYNLNWYLFEHMGFHPGQELAIPYRTDAFVLARPGE, encoded by the coding sequence ATGGCCACCACCAGTTCCCCACATCCTCGCCCGGAGAACTATCCCAGCTACCGCAAGGCATCTGCGCAGCAAGGACCGTCGTTTCGGACCTCGCAGCAGCGCGCACGTTCCGCGCGTGCTTTTGCCCATGGGGCCGATACCTACCATGACGTGCGCCCGGGCTACCCGGACGAGGTAGCCGCACTCATCAGCACTGCGCACACGGTACTCGACATCGGTGCGGGAACCGGAAAGCTCACTGAAACGCTGAGCAATCCCGAGGTCTATGCCAGCGACCCCTCCCCGGACATGGCCCGCGTGCTCACTCGTCTGGCTGTGCCTTGCTGGCGGGCCACGGCAGAGGAGACTGCGCTCAGTGATTCCTCGCTCGACGCTATTACCTGCGCCCAGACCTGGCATTGGGTAGATGAAAAACGTGCGTGTGCCGAGTTTGATCGTGTCTTGCGCCCGGGTGGCCGAGTAGTTCTGGTGTGGAACACTATCGATGTCGGAGCGGACCCATGGATTCTGCGTCTATCCCGCATCATGCACTCTGGTGACGTGCAGCGTCCCGGTTTCTACCCCACCATTGCCCCGCCGTGGGAGATACGCGAAGAACTGCGTCTGACGTGGAAGCACACCCTCACACCGGAGCAACTTCATCAGCTCATGCATACCCGGTCCTATTGGCTGCGCAACGATGAGAAGATTCACGAGCGCATGACCTACAACCTCAACTGGTACCTCTTTGAACATATGGGATTTCACCCCGGACAAGAGTTGGCTATTCCCTACCGCACCGATGCCTTCGTCCTTGCCCGCCCCGGCGAGTAG
- a CDS encoding ABC transporter ATP-binding protein: MSTTHTSPPAIEVSGISKTFNASSHSPVRALHDVSLTIHQGEIVGLLGTNGAGKTTLIDLILGLTTPTAGTIKVFGQAPHTAVKTGRIGAVMQAGGLLPDITVKETLELLGAAFPSHRPYEEIIERANLGGILSRRVGKCSGGEQQRLRFGLALLGDPMLLLLDEPTAGMDAGARRHFWETMREEAKAGRTILLTTHYLEEADSFAQRIVMLNKGEIHADASTEDIRNANSTRTIQATFPDGVPKRLLNEPLPGVLHQVATDTGLNITTRDSDAVARYLLTETTARDITITGHSLEDSFLELSGASPDTITH, from the coding sequence ATGAGCACGACACATACCTCACCCCCGGCCATCGAAGTCTCCGGAATCAGCAAAACCTTCAACGCTTCTTCCCACAGCCCTGTACGCGCGCTTCACGACGTCTCCCTTACCATCCACCAGGGAGAAATCGTCGGCCTACTCGGCACCAACGGCGCAGGAAAGACCACGCTCATTGATCTCATCTTGGGGCTGACTACCCCGACAGCAGGCACCATCAAGGTCTTCGGCCAAGCCCCGCACACCGCTGTGAAAACCGGGCGCATCGGCGCTGTCATGCAGGCAGGAGGACTCCTTCCGGACATCACTGTGAAGGAAACTTTGGAACTCCTCGGCGCTGCCTTCCCCTCTCACCGCCCATACGAGGAGATCATCGAGCGCGCTAATCTAGGTGGCATTCTGTCACGCCGGGTAGGTAAATGCTCCGGGGGCGAGCAGCAACGCCTGCGTTTCGGATTGGCTCTGTTGGGTGATCCGATGCTCTTGTTGCTCGACGAACCAACGGCCGGCATGGACGCTGGTGCCCGCCGCCACTTCTGGGAAACCATGAGAGAGGAAGCCAAAGCCGGAAGAACCATCCTGCTGACGACTCATTACCTCGAAGAAGCCGACTCTTTTGCGCAGCGCATCGTCATGCTCAACAAAGGCGAGATACACGCTGACGCCAGCACTGAAGACATCCGCAACGCAAACTCCACCCGCACTATCCAGGCCACCTTCCCTGATGGCGTGCCGAAACGTCTCCTGAACGAACCTTTACCAGGAGTTCTCCATCAAGTGGCCACAGACACTGGCCTCAATATCACTACCCGCGATTCTGACGCGGTAGCCCGCTACCTGCTCACTGAAACCACAGCGCGCGACATCACCATTACTGGCCACAGCCTCGAGGACTCGTTCCTTGAGCTGTCCGGCGCTTCTCCGGACACCATTACCCATTAA
- a CDS encoding ABC transporter permease, whose product MSITTSATPTLSTALKYAAHDLKRLRRDLPTLFFSIGLPVIFYMLFGAMQEYGDTEFNGGNVAALVMIGMALYAGATGAVGAAGSMVAENRAGWGRQLALTPLRASQLGLANVLNIAVRAILPIAAVFLAGGLTKATMQPDQWAFSFLITAVCAIPFGFYGMACAMLIPSENTVSIATSSIVILAFAGNVFMPLKESLLEVGRFTPMYGAQALARWPLSEGAQMINGERNFIEDPLWYAWVNIAIWTVVFVGFCLLLRNRDKNRA is encoded by the coding sequence ATGAGCATCACCACTTCTGCTACACCCACGCTTAGTACGGCCTTGAAATACGCGGCCCACGACTTAAAGCGCTTGCGCCGTGACCTGCCCACGCTCTTTTTTAGCATCGGCCTGCCCGTCATTTTCTACATGCTCTTCGGCGCCATGCAGGAATATGGCGATACCGAATTCAACGGTGGAAACGTCGCGGCTCTCGTCATGATTGGCATGGCGCTCTACGCCGGCGCTACTGGTGCCGTTGGGGCAGCTGGTTCCATGGTTGCGGAAAACCGGGCCGGATGGGGCCGTCAACTGGCGCTCACTCCCCTCCGGGCATCTCAGCTTGGTCTTGCCAACGTCCTCAACATCGCGGTCCGCGCCATCCTGCCCATAGCTGCTGTCTTCCTCGCCGGTGGGCTCACCAAGGCAACGATGCAACCAGACCAGTGGGCATTCTCCTTTCTCATTACTGCGGTGTGTGCCATCCCGTTCGGTTTCTACGGTATGGCCTGTGCCATGCTCATCCCATCGGAGAACACCGTCTCCATCGCTACCTCCAGCATCGTCATTCTCGCTTTCGCGGGAAACGTTTTTATGCCACTCAAAGAATCTCTGCTTGAGGTAGGTCGATTTACCCCCATGTACGGCGCACAGGCACTTGCCCGGTGGCCTCTATCCGAAGGTGCCCAGATGATCAACGGTGAGCGTAACTTCATTGAGGACCCACTCTGGTACGCATGGGTTAACATCGCTATATGGACAGTGGTTTTCGTCGGGTTCTGCTTGCTTCTTCGCAACCGCGACAAGAACCGAGCATGA
- a CDS encoding sensor histidine kinase, protein MMRDFKLRDAVFSAIWLLFLLIGLVQILVLPSYSTAQRLWAVAITAVFCVTYFVSFGTLHTVPRGWSLERQVALRWGILAVLALAAIPSYGVWAVCFVPYLGALVAFTQPLKIASSIIALTGIVASIPAWFFARPSFIDLAIILFGWPLLILVLGTLSQREDTETALRHDLDLAQQREDIAADIHDLLGHTLTAINLKAEVARRFIDRDPAKAAAELDDISSLSRTSLAEVRSTVTRMKNPTFAGEIQAARRILETADIHPHLPETLISPRAHEDLFSWALRELTTNVVRHSGASHCWVFLSENSLQVTDNGDGFTEDASRALAAGLTGLGGLRRRAHDVGGDLIIQRAEGFTSVLLTLDGVRHIEEVPHT, encoded by the coding sequence ATGATGCGTGATTTCAAGCTGCGGGACGCTGTCTTCTCCGCCATTTGGTTGCTCTTTCTTCTCATTGGGCTGGTGCAGATCCTTGTTCTGCCCTCATATTCCACGGCACAACGCCTCTGGGCCGTTGCCATCACCGCGGTATTTTGCGTCACGTACTTTGTTTCCTTCGGTACCCTTCATACCGTCCCGCGCGGGTGGTCCCTAGAGCGTCAAGTGGCTCTCCGGTGGGGCATACTCGCTGTGCTCGCACTTGCCGCGATTCCTTCGTACGGCGTGTGGGCTGTATGCTTCGTACCCTATCTTGGAGCCTTGGTCGCTTTCACCCAGCCGCTGAAGATAGCGTCGTCCATCATCGCTCTCACTGGAATTGTCGCTAGTATCCCCGCGTGGTTTTTCGCCCGCCCAAGCTTTATCGACCTGGCGATCATTCTCTTTGGCTGGCCCCTGCTTATCTTGGTCCTCGGCACGTTATCTCAGCGCGAAGACACCGAAACAGCCTTAAGACATGATTTGGATTTGGCCCAACAACGCGAAGACATCGCCGCCGATATCCATGATCTCCTCGGCCACACCTTGACCGCTATCAATCTTAAAGCTGAGGTAGCGCGCCGTTTTATCGACCGTGATCCAGCCAAAGCCGCAGCCGAGCTTGATGACATCAGTTCTCTGTCGCGCACCTCCCTCGCAGAGGTACGGTCCACCGTCACCCGCATGAAGAACCCCACCTTCGCCGGCGAAATCCAAGCCGCACGCCGCATCTTAGAAACTGCCGACATCCATCCCCACCTTCCTGAAACTCTTATCTCTCCACGGGCACATGAAGACTTGTTCTCATGGGCGCTGCGTGAGCTCACAACCAACGTCGTACGCCATTCTGGGGCTTCGCACTGCTGGGTGTTCCTCAGTGAGAATTCCCTTCAGGTCACCGATAATGGAGACGGTTTTACCGAAGACGCTTCCCGAGCGCTTGCTGCGGGCCTTACGGGCCTCGGTGGTCTTCGCCGCCGAGCCCACGATGTCGGTGGAGACCTCATCATTCAGCGTGCGGAGGGGTTCACCTCTGTCTTGCTTACTCTTGATGGCGTCCGCCATATCGAGGAGGTTCCCCACACATGA
- a CDS encoding response regulator transcription factor, whose amino-acid sequence MTSPIRVLIAEDQSLVRGALTALLNTEPDIEVVAGCSSGVEVADLVAKHRVDVAILDIEMPGMNGIDAAKTIAATDCRSLIVTTFGRSGYVKRALEAGVDGFLVKDTPPDELADAIRRVHSGLRVIDPQLAQDILFAPDNPLSEREIEVCRLLVHGLGSTAIAAQLHLSGGTVRNHISAIMSKTGATNRFEAARRAETNGWI is encoded by the coding sequence ATGACATCTCCCATTCGGGTGCTCATTGCCGAAGACCAGTCGCTCGTTCGAGGAGCACTAACAGCATTACTTAATACCGAGCCGGACATTGAAGTCGTTGCTGGGTGTTCATCCGGCGTCGAGGTCGCCGACCTCGTCGCTAAGCACCGCGTTGATGTGGCGATTCTCGATATTGAGATGCCGGGCATGAACGGCATCGATGCTGCTAAAACGATCGCCGCTACTGATTGCCGGAGCCTCATCGTCACCACTTTTGGGCGTTCCGGCTACGTCAAACGCGCACTTGAGGCAGGCGTCGACGGTTTCCTCGTCAAAGACACACCCCCAGACGAGCTGGCCGACGCCATTCGACGCGTCCATTCAGGCCTGCGGGTCATCGATCCGCAACTGGCTCAAGACATCCTCTTTGCCCCGGATAATCCTCTCAGCGAGCGGGAAATCGAAGTGTGCCGTTTACTTGTACACGGACTGGGCTCCACCGCCATCGCAGCACAGCTGCATCTCAGCGGCGGCACCGTGCGTAACCATATCTCCGCCATCATGTCCAAGACGGGAGCGACCAACCGCTTTGAGGCCGCCCGGCGGGCGGAAACCAACGGTTGGATTTAA